One segment of Panicum virgatum strain AP13 chromosome 1K, P.virgatum_v5, whole genome shotgun sequence DNA contains the following:
- the LOC120672538 gene encoding uncharacterized protein LOC120672538 produces the protein MAAAAADAAYILVGPPEARHAAARATTDAAPAAAAAASTGEEFLDLMDAGFNKPAAPAPAAGPGGKALTENLSPTFASSGDPCLDFFFHVVPGTPGASVASLLAAAWEVDPATALRLVANLRGVRGSGKSDREGFYAAALWLHARHPRTLALNAGPVAAFGYLKDLPELLHRVVHGGASTRTPGRKARLAARGGFVGRRGRGCAGSRCRPRRGASPNTPRAGSTEERVAASLERDRGLAAAAAAVRRARRAEAAARAVEMYSNDPAYRFLHDRTADLFAGLLAEDMRKLADGKVWEFSLAAKWCPSLDSSYDRSTLLCEAVARRLFPRGSSPELAADLPDEHYAYRARERLRKAALVPLRRALKLPEVFISARAWDSVAYTRVASVAMKNYKDLFLKHDADRFNAYLADVKSGKKRIAAGALLPHEIIASLGDGGENDGGVADLQWQRVVDDMRALGRLTNCVAVCDVSGSMSGIPMDVCVALGLLVSELSDDPWRGHVITFSERPQLHRITGDTLPEKISFIRTMDWGMNTDFQAVFDKILEVAVGAQLAPERMVRRVFVFSDMEFDQASAQPWETDYEAIVRKFTEAGYGAAVPEVVFWNLRDSKAVPVEAGQKGVALVSGFSKNLLKLFLDGGGVISPRAVMEKAIAGPEYDKLAVFD, from the coding sequence ATGGCAGCAGCCGCGGCCGATGCCGCCTACATCCTCGTCGGCCCACCCGAGGCCCGCCACGCAGCGGCGCGGGCCACCACGGATGCcgcgccggctgctgctgcggcagcgTCGACGGGGGAGGAGTTCCTGGACCTGATGGACGCCGGCTTCAACAAGCCcgcggcgccggcaccggcggcggggccgggcggGAAGGCGCTCACGGAGAACCTCTCCCCGACGTTCGCGTCCTCGGGGGACCCCTGCctcgacttcttcttccacgtGGTGCCCGGCACGCCGGGCGCCTCCGTGGCGTCGCTCCTGGCGGCGGCATGGGAGGTCGACCCGGCCACCGCGCTCCGCCTCGTGGCCAACctccgcggcgtgcgcggcagcGGCAAGTCCGACCGCGAGGGCTTCTACGCCGCCGCGCTCTGGCTCCACGCGCGCCACCCGCGCACGCTGGCCCTCAACGCCGGCCCCGTCGCCGCCTTCGGGTACCTCAAGGACCTCCCCGAGCTGCTTCACCGCGTCGTGCACGGCGGGGCGTCCACCAGGACGCCCGGCAGGAAGGCGCGCCTCGCTGCTCGGGGCGGCTtcgtcggccgccgcggccggggctGCGCCGGCAGCCGCTGCAGGCCGCGCCGCGGGGCCAGCCCCAACACCCCGCGCGCCGGCTCAACCGAGGAACGCGTCGCGGCCAGCTTGGAGCGCGACCGCGggctcgcggccgcggccgcggcggtgcggcgggccAGGAGAGCGGAGGCCGCGGCGAGGGCGGTGGAGATGTACAGCAACGACCCGGCCTACCGGTTCCTGCACGACCGCACGGCGGACCTCTTCGCCGGCCTGCTCGCGGAGGACATGCGCAAGCTCGCCGACGGCAAGGTCTGGGAGTTCTCGCTCGCCGCCAAGTGGTGCCCGTCGCTGGACTCGTCCTACGACCGCTCCACGCTGCTCTGCGAGGCCGTGGCGCGGCGCCTCTTCCCCAGGGGCTCctcgcccgagctcgccgccgacctccCGGACGAGCACTACGCGTACCGCGCGCGCGAGCGGCTCCGGAAGGCGGCGCTcgtgccgctccgccgcgcgctcAAGCTCCCCGAGGTCTTCATCTCGGCGCGCGCGTGGGACTCGGTGGCGTACACGCGCGTGGCGTCCGTGGCCATGAAGAACTACAAGGACCTCTTCCTCAAGCACGACGCCGACCGTTTCAACGCCTACCTCGCCGACGTCAAGTCCGGCAAGAAGCGGATCGCCGCGGGCGCGCTGCTCCCGCACGAGATCATCGCCTcgctcggcgacggcggcgagaacgacggcggcgtggccgACCTGCAGTGGCAGCGCGTCGTCGACGACATGCGCGCGCTCGGCAGGCTCACCAACTGCGTCGCCGTGTGCGACGTGTCCGGCAGCATGTCCGGCATCCCCATGGACGTGTGCGTGGCGCTCGGCCTCCTCGTGTCCGAGCTCAGCGACGACCCCTGGCGCGGCCACGTGATCACCTTCAGCGAGCGGCCCCAGCTCCACCGGATCACCGGCGACACCCTCCCCGAGAAGATAAGCTTCATCCGCACCATGGACTGGGGCATGAACACCGACTTCCAGGCGGTGTTCGACAAGATCCTCGAGGTGGCCGTCGGCGCCCAGCTGGCGCCGGAGCGGATGGTGCGGCGCGTGTTCGTGTTCAGCGACATGGAGTTCGACCAGGCGTCGGCGCAGCCGTGGGAGACGGACTACGAGGCGATCGTGCGCAAGTTCACGGAGGCCGGGTACGGCGCGGCGGTGCCGGAGGTGGTGTTCTGGAACCTGAGGGACTCCAAGGCCGTGCCGGTGGAGGCCGGGCAGAAGGGGGTGGCGCTCGTCAGCGGCTTCTCCAAGAACCTGCTTAAGCTgttcctcgacggcggcggcgtcatcaGCCCCCGGGCCGTCATGGAAAAGGCCATCGCCGGGCCGGAGTACGACAAGCTCGCCGTCTTTGACTGA
- the LOC120672616 gene encoding autophagy-related protein 11-like — MSSGSAVTGGGAEEAVPLGQKLLVHVAENGHTLEIECFGNTLVDTIQKCIEQWCGIPSGDQRLLYGNTPLDSAHTLAYYSLPRDDREVFLYNKVRLLADSRPPPPESIDIPEPEIPPPPRPQDSPPVEVSADPALKALVSYEIRFRYHFQVANAVYRCSDAKFERCKRLLREQQVQERALGTARSSLEHTFRKLSQRYSEFIRCFSQQHRAHMELLNNFERDLQRLHAVRLHPALQCEGRQCLLDLLKENDMRKLADGCFSSQKQFEMKVSQLKANFLEIKKRVDNLLNVMSSSGCKDLEKMIKEHQGVISEQKSIMQSLSKDVDTSKKLVDDCSSCQLSASLRPHDAVSAVGRIYEVHEKDNLPRIRNFDHMLTKLLEKCRDKKNEMITLVHVSMQRVKSTQMSIRDIMNEVIAFEEGMSHQDDFANLKIVSGLGHAYRACLAEVARRHSYFKLYTGLAGTYAEKLATECETEKARREDFYRTWVKYIPDDIMGSMGLFDSPSQCDIKVAPFDRDLLPIDVDDVEKLAPQSLVGSFLKSERSQLPKSSLSNSSTSGNLNKSEQNPLRADDKMDFQDFLGDHDTIDIAGTSKLEVENARLKAELASAIATLCHLGVEYGYESIDEGQIDSVLKKAREKTAEALVAKDEFANQLKSLLTANKEKCLSYEKRIQDLEERLANQYMQSHMVSGSKGTSDSLLSAFKSNNCNLDVSGGRQTQIRDESSVAMDEASSTSEQPSKQTEGGDENMTDISGALNLQLLDSVACTNLDAFMTELPRDTDNEHTIVSIDKEGRMLTQLTMADTSDVPVEDHHSLELRNKELLVSELQNALDEKSKQLGETESKLSAMTDEVNSLKEELEHARGLLDESQMNCAHLENCLHEAREEARTNKCSADRRAVEYDALRSSALRIHGLFERLNSCVTAPGVTSFAESLHSLAVSLGSSVKKDEADTTVQFQLCIKILAEKVAFLTRQSGEMLDRYSAVQAAHGAIAKDLDEKKEQIKNLYNRLQHEKQASKEKISFGRFEVHELAIFFQNPAGHYEAINRNCSNYYLSEESVALFTQQHPRHPAYIIGQIVHIERRVARPDQMGGAPRPDSSGGRRSPASALNPYNLSPGCEYFVVTVAMLPDPVR; from the exons ATGAGCTCCGGGTCGGCggtgacgggcggcggcgcggaggaggcggtgcCGCTGGGGCAGAAGCTGCTGGTGCACGTGGCGGAGAACGGCCACACCTTGGAGATCGAGTGCTTCGGCAACACGCTCGTCGATACCATCCAGAAGTGCATCGAGCAATGGTGCGGCATCCCGTCCGGCGACCAACGCCTCCTCTACGGCAACACCCCCCTCGACAGCGCCCACACTCTCGCCTACTACAGCCTCCCGCGCGACGACCGCGAGGTCTTCCTCTACAACAAGGTTCGCCTCCTGGCTGACTCCCGCCCCCCGCCACCCGAGTCCATTGACATCCCGGAGCCAGagattccgccgccgcctcggccacAGGACTCACCGCCGGTGGAGGTGTCTGCCGACCCTGCACTGAAGGCGCTGGTGTCTTACGAAATCAGGTTCAGGTACCACTTTCAGGTTGCCAATGCAGTGTACCGATGTAGTGATGCGAAGTTTGAGCGGTGCAAGCGGCTGCTGCGGGAGCAGCAGGTCCAGGAGCGAGCACTGGGCACAGCCCGGAGCAGCCTGGAGCACACATTCAGGAAGCTCTCACAGCGGTATTCAGAGTTTATCCGGTGCTTCTCGCAGCAGCACCGCGCACACATGGAGCTGCTCAACAATTTTGAGAGAGATTTGCAGAGGCTGCACGCTGTTAGGCTGCACCCAGCTCTGCAATGCGAGGGGAGGCAGTGCTTGCTGGACCTTCTCAAGGAGAATGACATGAGGAAATTGGCGGATGGGTGCTTCAGCTCACAGAAGCAGTTTGAGATGAAGGTGTCCCAGCTGAAGGCAAACTTCTTGGAGATAAAGAAGAGGGTGGATAACTTATTAAATGTTATGAGCTCAAGTGGGTGCAAGGATCTTGAGAAGATGATAAAAGAGCATCAGGGAGTCATTAGTGAGCAGAAGAGTATCATGCAATCTCTAAG CAAAGATGTTGATACTTCAAAGAAACTTGTTGATGATTGTTCAAGCTGCCAATTATCTGCTTCTCTCCGTCCTCATGACGCAGTCTCAGCAGTTGGTCGCATCTATGAAGTACATGAAAAGGATAACTTGCCCAGAATACGGAATTTTGATCACATGCTTACAAAATTACTTGAGAAATGCAGAGACAAAAAGAATGAAATGATTACATTGGTCCATGTTTCCATGCAAAGAGTAAAATCTACTCAGATGAGTATCAGAGACATTATGAATGAGGTCATTGCATTCGAGGAGGGGATGAGTCATCAAGATGATTTCGCTAACCTGAAAATAGTCAGTGGCCTGGGTCATGCATATAGAGCTTGCCTTGCTGAGGTAGCACGTAGGCACTCTTATTTTAAGCTGTATACTGGATTGGCTGGAACATATGCCGAAAAGTTGGCAACGGAGTGTGAAACTGAGAAAGCAAGACGCGAGGATTTCTATAGGACATGGGTCAAGTACATTCCAGATGATATCATGGGTTCCATGGGACTCTTCGATTCTCCAAGCCAGTGTGACATAAAAGTCGCTCCTTTTGATCGTGATCTACTTCCCATTGATGTTGATGATGTCGAAAAGCTTGCTCCCCAGTCTCTAGTGGGGTCTTTTCTGAAATCTGAGAGATCACAGTTACCCAAGTCCTCACTGAGCAATTCTAGTACCAGCGGAAATTTGAATAAATCTGAGCAAAATCCTCTGAGAGCTGATGATAAGATGGATTTCCAAGATTTCCTGGGGGACCATGACACTATCGATATCGCAGGAACTAGTAAGTTAGAAGTGGAGAATGCCAGGTTAAAAGCAGAGCTTGCTTCTGCAATTGCAACTCTCTGCCATCTTGGTGTTGAATATgggtatgaatccattgatgaAGGGCAGATTGATTCTGTACTGAAAAAGGCAAGGGAAAAAACTGCTGAGGCACTTGTTGCAAAGGATGAGTTTGCTAACCAGCTTAAGTCATTGCTCACTGCAAATAAGGAAAAATGCTTGTCATATGAGAAGCGAATCCAGGATCTTGAGGAACGGCTAGCTAACCAGTACATGCAAAGCCACATGGTTTCAGGAAGCAAAGGCACATCTGATTCCCTTCTTTCTGCATTTAAAAGTAATAACTGCAACCTGGATGTGTCTGGAGGCAGGCAAACCCAGATACGGGATGAATCAAGTGTGGCCATGGATGAGGCATCTTCAACATCTGAACAGCCATCAAAACAAACAGAAGGTGGCGATGAGAATATGACCGATATTTCTGGTGCACTGAATTTGCAGTTGCTCGATTCAGTCGCATGTACTAATCTGGATGCTTTCATGACAGAATTGCCGCGTGACACTGATAATGAACATACGATTGTTAGCATCGATAAGGAAGGACGAATGTTGACACAACTTACTATGGCTGACACTTCTGATGTTCCTGTAGAAGATCATCATTCCTTAGAGTTGAGGAATAAGGAGCTCCTTGTGTCAGAGCTGCAAAATGCCCTCGATGAAAAATCAAAACAGTTGGGTGAAACTGAAAGTAAACTTAGTGCTATGACAGATGAGGTTAACTCTCTGAAGGAAGAACTTGAACACGCTCGGGGTCTTCTTGATGAATCTCAG ATGAATTGTGCACATCTTGAAAATTGCTTACATGAGGCAAGAGAAGAGGCACGTACCAACAAATGTTCAGCTGACAGAAGGGCTGTTGAGTATGATGCTCTGCGGTCATCTGCTCTGAGGATACATGGTCTGTTTGAGAGACTAAATAGTTGCGTCACTGCACCAGGCGTGACTAGCTTTGCAGAGTCACTGCATTCTTTGGCTGTCTCCTTAGGCAG CTCTGTAAAGAAGGATGAAGCTGATACCACTGTTCAGTTTCAACTATGCATCAAGATCCTGGCGGAAAAAGTTGCTTTCCTGACTCGACAGAGTGGTGAGATGCTAGACCGCTACTCAGCTGTGCAGGCAGCACATGGAGCTATCGCAAAAGACTTGGATGAGAAGAAAGAGCAGATTAAGAATCTCTATAATAGACTTCAACATGAAAAACAG GCCAGCAAGGAGAAGATATCCTTTGGCCGTTTCGAAGTCCATGAGCTCGCCATCTTCTTCCAGAATCCTGCTGGGCACTATGAAGCGATTAACCGGAACTGCTCAAACTACTACCTGTCTGAGGAATCTGTCGCCCTCTTCACCCAGCAGCACCCGCGGCACCCAGCCTACATAATCGGTCAGATTGTTCACATTGAGCGGCGCGTAGCGCGCCCGGACCAGATGGGAGGAGCTCCACGCCCTGATagcagcggcggccgccggtcGCCCGCCTCCGCGCTGAACCCCTACAACCTGTCCCCGGGCTGCGAGTACTTCGTGGTGACTGTTGCCATGCTGCCCGACCCCGTCCGTTAA